The following nucleotide sequence is from Candidatus Binataceae bacterium.
CAATGCTTTAGAGGCAAACGCGCAATCTGGGGTGGTCGCGGGGACGTCCGCGCTCGCCTGTACCTATGCACGCTGGTCGCGGTTCGTCTGAATCCGTTGTTGCAAGGATTCCATCAGAGGCTACGTCAGGCGAGAAAGTCATGGCGCTGACCGCATGTTGCGAAAGTTGATTGTCGTTCTAATCGTCATGCTCAAAACCAATTCGCCCTTTCTCGAAAGTGGTATTCGCGGTCTCTCCGCAATGCGTAGTTGACTTTTTAGACGGTTGCTCTTCACCAGCTTCGAGAGGCGAGGGAGGAAAGTGAGCAAATGCCGAGCAATGCTGCGCGACCAATGAGCGCGTGTGAAGGCTCTGCAATTCCGTCATGACAAACGGAGCGTTGCCCAACGGGCATGGCGTGACGGAATTGAGCGGAGCGCGATTTTCTGAACTAAATAAAGGCCCGGCTTAGGACTGGCGTCGGGAATCCGGTAAAAATTCCCTTGACGATCGAGCAGCGATTTCAGGTTTTACAAGGAGGATTCACTAATGGCCTTGCTTCCGTATCTTGATGACAAAGAGGCGACGCCCGAGGTTCTGAAGATTCTCACGGCCGGCAAGGTAGTCCTCAACGTTCAGCGGATGACAGCCAACGCCCAGAGCCTCTTCGTTCAGCGCAGCCGCCTCAGCAACGCCCTCTTCACGCAGATTGCTATCGACCCCAGACTGCGCGAGATTGCGATCTTGCGCACCGCGAAGGACTGTCATTCGGTCTATGAATGGACGCAGCACGTGCCGGCGGCGAAGCACGTGGGCGTGAGCGAGGAGCAGATCGCCGCGATCGAAAACTGGCCGAGTGCGCGATGCTTCAGCGAGCTGGAGCGCCTGGTGCTGCAGTTCACCGATGAGGTCAATGCGAACGTCAAAGCCTCGCGCGAAACTTTGCAGGCCCTCAAGCGGCATCTCGGCGCGCAGGAAATTATCGAGTTGCTGATTATTATCGGGCACTGGCGCCAGACCGCCAGCATTCTTGAGACCACGGAGGTTGACCTCGAAGATTTTGCGGGCAAGGTCGATATCCTGGAGAACATGACTCCGCGCAAGTGAGGTTTGAGCGATGAGACTTAAAGACAGAGTGGC
It contains:
- a CDS encoding carboxymuconolactone decarboxylase family protein; this translates as MALLPYLDDKEATPEVLKILTAGKVVLNVQRMTANAQSLFVQRSRLSNALFTQIAIDPRLREIAILRTAKDCHSVYEWTQHVPAAKHVGVSEEQIAAIENWPSARCFSELERLVLQFTDEVNANVKASRETLQALKRHLGAQEIIELLIIIGHWRQTASILETTEVDLEDFAGKVDILENMTPRK